A region of the Culex quinquefasciatus strain JHB chromosome 1, VPISU_Cqui_1.0_pri_paternal, whole genome shotgun sequence genome:
AGATATGACCGTTGGCTACCGTTAGAGTAAAGACCAGATATGATGATGATCGTGAGACAATGTATGACCTTCTGCCATACTTAGGCAATTGGTCTTCTTAGTAACAGTAAGTCTAGTTCCAGTCCGCCATACTTTGAGGATGATTTTCCAACAAGTTGGGACAagttttgaacatgggacaagaTCAGAATCGTGTGGTCTTCCGTCATACTTTGACGGTTGAGATCGAATCGATTACCGTGATACAAATTTAAGACTTAATATGATTGTTAGCTATGGAACctttgaaattcaaattgaattgaaattagtAGGAAGACGGTGGGACAGCTTCATTTGACTTGCCATTCACTTGTGGGATAAATGgtaattcatttgattcatgcctgatttttttaaaacatcaatcGGTAAATTTCTCGACAAAGTTAACGACCTCTGGAAGGGCAAACCGCCGCTGGTGCGTTCGTTTGACCACCGTGTCTCATTCCAGCAAAGCCCGAGTCTTCCGCAGTTCTAGGAAGAACAATACGCTTTCTAAATTTAACTTCTCTGTTCTGCCAACTAGCGAATGGCAACTCCTGTGTCACGAAGGTACGCCCCGCAAACAACCTCCACAAGATTCTTCCAGAAAGCGACAAACACAATTGGCCCGTGGTATCAGCGCAGCCTCATCGCAACCTTCGCGACCAACTCTTCTGTGTAGAGAGACCCAGAGAGACTGCGCAGAACATCGCCAAGGCGACCATGTCGTCTCCGGCAGGAAAAAAGCGTGAGTGTAACAAATTAGCCTTCATGTCCCGGGAGGTGACTGCCGTGGCGAGGCGAGGGGAAGCTGCATAACGACGTCCTCCGACGACAACAACAGAGATAACACACGGGCTTGTCACGAGAGAAGAAGCCAAATAACCAATCCCTGGCGACAAAACGCCCGGTTTGAGCTGTTCTCCGATTCCGCAAGCCTGGCGGCGGCGGCTCCCGAAATCGAGTTTCGTCCCGTCAACTCCATACTTGTCAATTAAGGTGAACAAATTGAGTTTGGTTTTGGTTGAGGCGAAGCCTTAAAAAACATGACAGGTGATTTCCCTAAAGACGTCCGCCGTCGCCGCCGAAACGTCAAAAATGGAATCGATGCCGATCGCGGCGTGGCCAACCCACGGGGTTTGGGCCCAAAGTGGACCATGCTCCACGCAAGTGAAATTTCCCTAAAGACCTTTATCGGGTGGCAATAGATCACACGAGATCTGCTTTGTTGGCAGCACAGTCCACCCTAATGACGTGCTAACTAGACTTTGAACACCACCTTTTTTTCAGCGCGAACTCCACGCGGTGCGAATCGTTGATCCCCGCGGGTAACCGTGGTTCGGAGCGAACCTTAAACAGCTCTCGGACGGTGGCCACTTCTTGGCGTGGCGAGGTGGCTGGCAACACTCCCTTATAAGTGCACATTTTTGCACAATTCGCACTCACAGCTGCCGCTGCAGCGATGCTGGGGGATCGTCGTCGTCTAGCTTGGTTCTGGGGGTTTTCAGAAGACCAACGGCGGCGTATTCGCAGCCCAGACAACATAAATCAAAACATGATTATGCAGTCGCTCAATCTTGGAGCGTGGACCGGTGTTGGGGCTGTCTTAAGGGACCACGTGATTGATTGAACGAATTCGGatgatttgaaatgtttttaatttcgcTGTTTGGTTCGCGGAGTTCGTCAATTTCGCAGCAGCGCGAACGACCTTCGTTCTTGGAATCGAGAGTTTATTGGAAACGAGTTCAAGCGAATCATTTGCAAGTGGTGTGGTGATTGACACACAAAAGTTGTGGAAGattatgttcaaaatttaaaaaaatctaacagaaaTGGTAGACGTCTCTATTTTGGACCTACCaagccactggtcgtggccagcGCCGtgattgatcagcatgataggggtctttgaaagttgcgaagttCCTACTTTTCGTCTGTGGTCCATGGAGCAATTTTTGAAGGCCCttgtcaataacgaagtagcaactacgggtagacaccaatacttaaaatgtaaaaaatgtaaaaaatgtcaaaaatgtaaaaaatgtcaaaaatatcaaaaatgtcaaaaatgtcaaaaatgtcaaaaatgtcaaaaatgtcaaaaatttcaaaaatgtcaaaaatgtcaaaaatgtcaaaaatgacaaaaatgtaaaaaaatgtaaaaaaataaaaatgtcaaaaatgtcacaaatgaaaaaaatttcaaaaatgtcaaaaattacagaaattaaaccattacaaaaatacaataataacaataatcacaaaattacaaaaattacaaatactacaaaaattacaaaaattacaaaaattacaaaaattacaaaaattacaaaaattacaaaaattacaaaaattacaaaaattacaaaaattacaaaattacaaaaattacaaaaattacaaaattacaaaaattacaaaattacaaaaattacaaaaattacaaaattacaaaaattacaaaattacaaaattacaaaattacaaaattacaaaattacaaaattacaaaattacaaaaattacaaaattacaaaattacaaaaattaaaaattacaaaattacaaaaattacaaaattacaaaattacaaaattacaaaaattacaaaaattacaaaattacaaaaattacaaaaattacaaaattacaaaaattacaaaattacaaaattacaaaaattacaaaattacaaaattacaaaaattacaaaattacaaaaattacaaaattacaaaaattacaaaattacaaaattacaaaaattgcaaaattacaaaaattacaaaaattacaaaaattacaaaaattacaaaaattacaaaaattacaaaaattacaaagattacaaaaattacaaaaaattacaaaaattacaataactacaaaaattacaaatcttttcaatgaaatatgtttttataaTCAATTATTGTGCCACTGCACATGGTTGCTTTTTGCAATATATTTTAAGCTGACAAATATTGCAAATCTAAATCAATAGTTAGTTGCAACTATACTATAAAATTCTTATGAATCATGATATTCGCATCATTTTTCCGAGATGGCTCAGTATAACTACAGTgcgatattttgaattttaaccaatttaaaGCTACTGAgcttattcgtttttttttttcagtaattatCTCCGTTTTCCTCGCAACTTTCACCGCACTCACCCATTGCGACAGTTTGGCAGATAAGTTCTGTAAACACATCACCTGTACCAAACTCGACAAGGAATGCACCAAACCGTTGAAACCGAACGCGTACTGCGTGTGTGAGTCCATCAAGGGAGGGTTCACTAAATCTTACACAACATGCCCCGGACCAACCGTTTTCAACGGAGCGAACGCCAGATGCGAGCCGAAAAGTGCGGAAGCCACACTTTACTGCAAGAATCAGCAGAAGAACCAGAAGCCTGCGCCGAAGAAGAGTCAGAAGAAAAAGACTTAGAATGAGTAacagaaaaatgtaataaaactgGTAATTCTTGTTTAATTTGTTCTAGTATCCCAACTTCTTCAACTCATCAGCGCAGATCTGACGAACTCTGGCCGTGTCCCGGGTGCAACCGCCCGTTTGGGGGTTGAATATCGTGGCGGGATCATGGCAGGGCACACTGATGCGAACCAGCCTATTTCTGCCCTGGCTTCGGTCGCGAACGCACCAGCAGTAGGTTGAAAAATTTTCCCGAGAGCAAACTTTCTTGTACGTCGCAATCCGGCTACAGCTTAGGAAGTCGCAGTCCGATTCCGAGTCGGCCCGGATTTCGAGGGTGGCCAGGAGGAGCAAGAAAATCAGGGCTGGAAAAAGTGAGGTTCGAAATAAAG
Encoded here:
- the LOC119765236 gene encoding uncharacterized protein LOC119765236, with the translated sequence MAQYNYIIISVFLATFTALTHCDSLADKFCKHITCTKLDKECTKPLKPNAYCVCESIKGGFTKSYTTCPGPTVFNGANARCEPKSAEATLYCKNQQKNQKPAPKKSQKKKT
- the LOC119765238 gene encoding uncharacterized protein LOC119765238, giving the protein MKNLCALIFLLLLATLEIRADSESDCDFLSCSRIATYKKVCSRENFSTYCWCVRDRSQGRNRLVRISVPCHDPATIFNPQTGGCTRDTARVRQICADELKKLGY